Proteins from a genomic interval of Desulfobacterales bacterium:
- a CDS encoding helix-turn-helix domain-containing protein — RLAKTIVNLLEDFAVPHGDGYLLKMKLTHQDFADLIASTRETVTVTLNKMKNDDLIEAEGRFLVIPDLERLRRVGEIA; from the coding sequence AACGGCTTGCCAAGACCATCGTCAACCTGCTCGAAGATTTCGCGGTTCCGCATGGGGATGGGTATCTCCTGAAAATGAAACTCACCCATCAGGATTTTGCAGACCTGATCGCCTCCACCAGGGAGACCGTGACCGTAACCCTCAATAAAATGAAAAATGATGACCTGATCGAGGCGGAAGGCCGGTTCCTGGTGATTCCCGACCTGGAACGATTGCGCAGGGTTGGCGAAATCGCCTGA